In Leisingera sp. NJS204, the following are encoded in one genomic region:
- a CDS encoding RluA family pseudouridine synthase has protein sequence MGSRRIEFVIAENPPKRLDKAVSRDVPEEASLSRTRLARLIEEGALTVDGAVVQDAKAKVEAGAQIAITVEEAEDSHIGPEDIPLEIVFEDDDLIVINKPSGMVVHPAPGSPSGTLVNALLHHFGGNLSGVGGVKRPGIVHRIDKETSGLLVVAKSDAAHQGLAVQFEKHTVERYYQAVCYGVPDGNDPRLRGVKGASFEPGNILKLTTQLARHKTDRQRQAVLFQGGRHAVTRARICEGFGNPACAALVECWLETGRTHQIRVHMAHAGHGLVGDPTYGGRRKLAAKALSEAAHAAVQHFPRQALHAAVLGFNHPVTGAPLRFEAPLPQDMTELLAALRQ, from the coding sequence ATGGGCAGCCGCCGGATTGAATTTGTCATCGCGGAAAACCCGCCTAAGCGGCTTGATAAAGCGGTTTCGCGCGATGTGCCAGAGGAGGCGTCTTTGTCGCGCACCCGTCTGGCCCGGCTGATCGAAGAGGGCGCGCTTACGGTGGACGGCGCCGTGGTGCAGGACGCCAAGGCCAAGGTCGAGGCCGGCGCGCAGATCGCGATCACCGTGGAGGAAGCCGAGGACAGCCATATCGGCCCCGAGGACATCCCGCTGGAGATTGTCTTTGAAGACGATGACCTGATTGTCATCAATAAACCCTCCGGCATGGTGGTGCATCCGGCGCCGGGCTCCCCCTCCGGCACTTTGGTCAATGCGCTGCTGCATCATTTCGGCGGCAACCTTTCGGGAGTAGGCGGCGTCAAGCGCCCTGGCATCGTGCACCGGATCGACAAGGAGACCAGCGGCCTGCTGGTGGTGGCCAAATCCGACGCCGCCCACCAGGGGCTGGCGGTGCAATTCGAAAAACACACGGTAGAGCGCTATTATCAGGCGGTCTGCTACGGCGTGCCGGACGGCAACGACCCGCGGCTGCGCGGCGTCAAGGGGGCTAGCTTCGAGCCGGGCAATATCCTCAAGCTCACCACCCAGCTGGCCCGCCATAAGACCGACCGCCAGCGCCAGGCGGTGCTGTTTCAGGGCGGCCGCCATGCGGTGACCCGGGCCCGCATCTGCGAGGGTTTCGGCAACCCGGCCTGCGCGGCGCTGGTTGAATGCTGGCTGGAAACCGGCCGTACCCACCAGATCCGGGTGCATATGGCCCACGCCGGTCACGGGCTGGTGGGGGATCCCACCTATGGCGGGCGCCGCAAACTGGCGGCCAAGGCCTTGAGCGAAGCCGCGCATGCGGCCGTCCAGCACTTTCCGCGCCAGGCGCTTCACGCCGCTGTTTTGGGATTCAACCACCCGGTGACGGGCGCGCCGCTCAGGTTTGAGGCGCCGTTGCCGCAGGATATGACGGAATTGCTGGCGGCGTTGCGCCAGTAA
- a CDS encoding DUF6476 family protein has product MTDPSETEIQTEPPQIRFLRRLVTTLTVVMIGGLVVIISLLVIRLQAGDTPLPAEIALPDGVKAEAVTLGRGWIAVVSQDNRILIFDRESGALRQEVRIKD; this is encoded by the coding sequence ATGACTGATCCTTCCGAGACCGAAATCCAAACGGAGCCGCCGCAGATCCGGTTCCTGCGGCGGCTGGTGACCACGCTGACCGTGGTGATGATTGGCGGGCTTGTAGTGATAATCTCGCTGCTTGTCATCCGCTTGCAGGCAGGTGATACGCCGCTGCCCGCAGAAATCGCCCTGCCCGACGGGGTAAAGGCCGAGGCGGTCACACTGGGACGCGGCTGGATAGCTGTGGTCAGCCAGGACAACCGCATCCTGATTTTCGACCGCGAGTCCGGCGCGCTGCGCCAGGAAGTGCGGATCAAGGACTAG
- the rpoH gene encoding RNA polymerase sigma factor RpoH, with protein sequence MANYANLPAPTPEGGLNRYLQEIRKFPLLEPEEEYMLAKRWVEEQDAASAHRMVTSHLRLAAKIAMGYRGYGLPQAEVISEANVGLMQAVKKFDPEKGFRLATYAMWWIRASIQEYVLRSWSMVKLGTTSAQKKLFFNLRKAKARIGALEDGDLRPENVKRIATDLGVTEDEVISMNRRMSGGDASLNATVGSEGEGTMQWQDWLEDEDADQAGDYEARDELEARRELLAAALDVLNDREKDILTQRRLMDQVVTLEELSAQYNVSRERIRQIEVRAFEKLQKKMRELAMEKGMLTGA encoded by the coding sequence ATGGCGAATTATGCAAACCTGCCTGCCCCGACGCCCGAAGGCGGTCTGAACCGGTATCTCCAGGAAATCCGCAAGTTTCCACTGCTGGAGCCGGAAGAGGAATACATGCTGGCCAAGCGCTGGGTCGAAGAACAGGATGCGGCCTCGGCGCACAGGATGGTGACGTCCCATCTGCGGCTCGCGGCCAAGATCGCCATGGGGTACCGCGGCTATGGCCTGCCGCAGGCCGAAGTGATCTCCGAGGCGAACGTCGGCCTGATGCAGGCGGTTAAGAAATTCGATCCGGAAAAAGGTTTCCGGCTGGCGACTTATGCGATGTGGTGGATCCGCGCGTCGATCCAGGAATATGTCCTGCGGTCCTGGTCGATGGTCAAACTGGGCACAACGTCGGCGCAGAAAAAACTGTTCTTCAATCTGCGCAAGGCCAAGGCCCGCATCGGCGCTCTGGAAGATGGCGATCTGCGCCCCGAGAACGTCAAACGGATCGCAACCGACCTTGGCGTGACCGAGGACGAGGTGATCTCGATGAACCGCCGCATGTCGGGCGGTGATGCGTCGCTTAATGCCACCGTCGGCTCCGAGGGCGAGGGCACGATGCAATGGCAGGACTGGCTGGAAGACGAAGATGCCGACCAGGCCGGCGATTACGAGGCCCGCGACGAATTGGAAGCCCGTCGGGAGTTGCTGGCTGCGGCACTGGACGTGCTGAACGACCGCGAAAAGGACATCCTGACCCAGCGCCGCCTGATGGACCAGGTGGTGACCCTGGAGGAGCTGAGCGCGCAATACAATGTCAGCCGCGAGCGGATCCGCCAGATCGAGGTGCGGGCGTTTGAAAAGCTGCAGAAGAAGATGCGCGAATTGGCGATGGAGAAGGGAATGCTGACCGGCGCCTGA
- a CDS encoding DUF6324 family protein: protein MSINTERDIEANMQIGPTDQGMVRIFIDTGSVEIPMDFDPEEAEEIAEEIRAAAQAARSVK, encoded by the coding sequence ATGAGTATCAACACCGAACGCGACATTGAGGCAAACATGCAAATCGGTCCGACCGATCAGGGTATGGTGCGGATTTTCATTGATACCGGCAGCGTTGAAATCCCGATGGACTTTGACCCGGAAGAAGCCGAGGAGATCGCCGAAGAGATCCGCGCCGCTGCACAAGCCGCGCGCAGCGTCAAGTAG
- a CDS encoding M3 family oligoendopeptidase: MFQLPFPVRDANASAGSGGLGNLPEWDLSDLYASEDAPELARDLDWLEQECAAFAADYEGKLAGLDAAGLLDCVERNEKINNIAGRIMSFAGLRYYQLTTDADRAAFLSDCQEKVTVATTPLVFFTLELNRIDDGAMQAHLAANADLARYASVFRRIRAMKPYQLSDELERFMHDLGIVGDAWEKLFDETIAGLQFTVDGEELTIEGTLNLLTDPDRAKREAAARELAAVFAENVKTFARVHNTQAKEKEIIDRWRGMPSAQTGRHLSNDVEPEVVEALREAVVAAYPKLSHRYYELKRKWLGLDVMQVWDRNAPLPLEDPRTISWEQAEKTVMDAYNAFDPRMGEIAAPFFSDGWIDAGVKPGKAPGAFAHPTVTNVHPYVMLNYLGKPRDVMTLAHELGHGVHQVLAAEQGEMLSSTPLTLAETASVFGEMLTFRKMLDGAETQEQRKVLLAGKVEDMINTVVRQIAFYDFECKLHAARAEGELTPDDINAIWMSVQAESLGEAFEYMDGYETFWAYIPHFVHSPFYVYAYAFGDGLVNALYSVYASGAEGFEDKYFEMLKAGGSKHHKELLAPFGLDATDPEFWDKGLSMISGFIDELEAMEG; encoded by the coding sequence ATGTTCCAGCTTCCCTTCCCCGTTCGCGACGCAAACGCCTCAGCCGGTTCCGGCGGTCTTGGCAACTTGCCGGAATGGGACCTCAGCGATCTTTACGCGTCTGAGGACGCCCCCGAACTGGCCCGCGATCTGGACTGGCTGGAGCAGGAATGCGCCGCTTTTGCTGCCGATTACGAGGGCAAGCTGGCCGGTCTGGACGCCGCCGGTCTGCTGGACTGTGTTGAGCGCAACGAGAAGATCAACAATATCGCCGGCCGCATCATGTCTTTTGCGGGCCTGCGCTATTACCAGCTGACCACCGATGCCGACCGCGCCGCCTTTTTGTCGGACTGCCAGGAAAAGGTGACGGTGGCCACCACGCCGCTGGTATTCTTCACGCTGGAGCTGAACCGCATTGACGACGGCGCGATGCAGGCGCATCTGGCCGCCAATGCAGACCTTGCCCGCTATGCCAGTGTGTTCCGCCGTATCCGCGCGATGAAGCCCTATCAGCTGTCGGATGAATTGGAACGGTTCATGCATGACCTCGGCATTGTCGGCGATGCCTGGGAGAAACTGTTTGATGAAACCATCGCCGGTTTGCAATTCACCGTCGATGGTGAAGAGCTGACCATAGAGGGCACCCTGAACCTGCTGACCGACCCGGACCGCGCCAAACGCGAAGCGGCGGCGCGGGAGCTGGCCGCAGTCTTTGCCGAAAACGTCAAAACCTTTGCCCGCGTCCACAACACCCAGGCCAAGGAAAAGGAAATCATTGACCGTTGGCGCGGCATGCCCAGCGCCCAGACCGGCCGCCACCTGTCCAACGACGTGGAGCCCGAGGTGGTCGAGGCCCTGCGCGAAGCCGTGGTTGCCGCCTACCCCAAACTTTCCCACCGCTATTATGAGCTGAAGCGCAAATGGCTGGGTCTCGACGTGATGCAGGTCTGGGACCGCAACGCGCCGCTGCCGCTGGAAGACCCCCGCACCATCAGCTGGGAGCAGGCGGAAAAGACCGTGATGGACGCCTATAACGCCTTTGATCCCCGTATGGGTGAAATCGCCGCGCCGTTCTTCTCGGACGGCTGGATCGACGCAGGTGTCAAACCCGGCAAGGCACCGGGCGCCTTTGCCCACCCCACCGTCACCAATGTGCACCCATACGTGATGCTCAACTACCTGGGCAAACCGCGCGACGTTATGACCCTGGCGCATGAGCTGGGCCACGGCGTGCATCAGGTGCTGGCGGCGGAACAGGGTGAGATGCTGTCCTCCACCCCGCTGACCCTGGCGGAAACCGCGTCTGTGTTCGGCGAAATGCTGACCTTCCGCAAGATGCTGGACGGGGCCGAGACCCAGGAACAGCGCAAGGTGCTGCTGGCGGGCAAGGTCGAGGACATGATCAACACGGTTGTGCGCCAGATCGCGTTCTATGACTTTGAATGCAAACTGCACGCAGCCCGCGCCGAGGGCGAGCTGACACCCGATGACATCAACGCCATCTGGATGTCGGTGCAGGCCGAAAGCCTGGGCGAGGCGTTCGAGTACATGGACGGCTACGAGACCTTCTGGGCCTATATCCCGCATTTCGTGCATTCACCCTTCTACGTCTACGCTTATGCCTTTGGTGACGGGCTGGTGAATGCGCTTTACTCGGTCTACGCCTCCGGCGCCGAAGGGTTCGAGGACAAGTATTTCGAGATGCTCAAGGCAGGCGGCTCCAAACACCATAAGGAACTGCTGGCACCCTTCGGCCTTGATGCCACTGACCCCGAATTCTGGGACAAGGGCCTGTCGATGATCTCCGGCTTTATCGATGAACTGGAAGCGATGGAGGGGTGA
- the ribB gene encoding 3,4-dihydroxy-2-butanone-4-phosphate synthase — protein MSFETPGPVEAQLRDAISPIEDIIEEARQGRMFILVDHEDRENEGDLVIPAQAADAAAINFMATHGRGLICLTLPADRIEELGLPMMALHNSSRHETAFTVSIEAREGVSTGISAADRALTVATAIDPDNTAADIATPGHVFPLRARRGGVLVRAGHTEAGCDVARLAGQYPSSVICEIMKEDGTMARLPDLVEYAATHGLKIGTISDLITYRARNDNLVTETSRETVTSEIGGEWEMRLFTDQTHGIEHVVMIKGDITTPEPVLVRTHALHEATDILGLGPKSARQLPRAMEIIAEEGRGVVTLFRQPRNALYANEEDGARTVTIKQTGIGAQILSSLGLNELVLLTDSPSTKYVGLDAYGLSITGSRPILKDD, from the coding sequence ATGAGCTTTGAAACACCGGGGCCGGTTGAGGCGCAATTGCGCGACGCCATCAGCCCGATTGAAGACATCATTGAGGAGGCCCGCCAGGGCCGCATGTTCATCCTTGTCGATCACGAGGACCGCGAGAACGAAGGCGATCTGGTGATTCCGGCGCAAGCTGCGGATGCGGCGGCGATCAATTTCATGGCCACCCATGGCCGCGGGCTGATCTGCCTGACCCTGCCTGCTGATCGAATCGAAGAGCTGGGCCTGCCGATGATGGCGCTGCACAATTCGTCGCGCCATGAGACTGCTTTCACAGTTTCGATCGAGGCGCGCGAAGGCGTTTCCACCGGCATCTCTGCCGCCGACCGGGCGCTGACCGTGGCCACCGCCATCGACCCCGACAATACTGCTGCCGATATTGCCACCCCCGGTCATGTCTTCCCGCTGCGCGCGCGCCGGGGCGGGGTGCTGGTGCGTGCAGGCCATACCGAGGCCGGCTGCGACGTGGCCCGGCTTGCCGGTCAGTACCCGTCGTCGGTGATCTGCGAGATCATGAAGGAAGACGGCACCATGGCACGGCTGCCCGATCTGGTGGAGTACGCCGCGACGCACGGGCTGAAGATCGGCACCATTTCCGACCTGATCACCTACCGCGCCCGCAACGACAATCTGGTGACGGAAACCTCGCGCGAGACCGTGACCTCGGAAATCGGCGGCGAGTGGGAAATGCGGCTGTTCACCGACCAGACCCATGGCATCGAGCATGTGGTGATGATCAAGGGCGACATCACCACGCCGGAGCCGGTGCTGGTGCGTACCCATGCGCTGCATGAGGCGACCGATATTCTGGGACTTGGCCCGAAATCGGCCCGCCAGCTGCCCCGCGCGATGGAGATCATTGCCGAAGAGGGCCGCGGTGTGGTGACCCTGTTCCGCCAGCCCCGCAATGCGCTTTATGCCAATGAGGAAGACGGCGCGCGGACAGTGACCATCAAACAGACCGGCATCGGCGCGCAGATCCTGTCAAGCCTGGGTTTGAACGAATTGGTTCTGCTGACCGACTCGCCCTCGACCAAATATGTCGGGCTGGATGCCTATGGGCTGTCCATCACCGGCAGCCGCCCCATTCTGAAGGACGATTGA
- a CDS encoding GNAT family N-acetyltransferase: MPISLRPVPRNEFDLVSHIQVEPDQIRYSGTVAQAFEENEDGVDFHAILDGSRAVGFFKIDRLYHETYSFAGPDELGLRAFMIDREEQGKGYATAAVAALTPYLAAQYPARRAVVLTVNMQNFGAIRCYCKGGFADTGGIHPHGIAGPQHILRMGFGTAK; the protein is encoded by the coding sequence ATGCCCATCAGCCTGCGACCGGTGCCGCGAAACGAATTTGATCTGGTCTCCCATATTCAGGTGGAGCCGGATCAGATCCGCTATTCCGGCACCGTTGCGCAGGCGTTTGAAGAGAATGAGGACGGCGTGGATTTTCACGCCATCCTTGACGGCAGTCGCGCGGTGGGCTTCTTCAAGATCGACCGGCTGTATCACGAAACCTACAGTTTTGCCGGTCCGGATGAGCTGGGTTTGCGCGCCTTCATGATCGACCGCGAAGAGCAAGGCAAAGGCTACGCAACGGCTGCCGTTGCCGCGCTGACACCCTATCTGGCTGCACAGTATCCGGCGCGGCGCGCGGTGGTGCTGACCGTCAATATGCAGAATTTCGGCGCCATCCGCTGTTACTGCAAGGGCGGTTTTGCAGACACCGGCGGCATCCATCCCCACGGCATCGCCGGCCCGCAGCACATTCTGCGGATGGGGTTCGGCACGGCAAAATAA
- a CDS encoding MmcB family DNA repair protein, producing MMNDLQPGQKLARGVSRYLRSLGYAPLEEFAPARGLRVDVMALGPKGELWVIECKSSRADFQSDSKWEGYLEWCDRYFWAVDLAFPTELLPDGTGLIIADPYDAEIIRMAPEDKLPPARRRKLIQKFAMDSARRLQALRDPRPGRDRQLLGGAGDQEPED from the coding sequence ATGATGAATGATCTGCAGCCTGGACAGAAACTCGCCCGCGGGGTGTCGCGCTATCTGCGCTCGCTGGGCTATGCACCGCTGGAGGAGTTTGCGCCGGCCCGCGGCCTGCGCGTCGATGTGATGGCGCTGGGTCCCAAGGGGGAGCTGTGGGTGATCGAGTGCAAGTCCAGCCGCGCTGATTTCCAGTCCGACAGCAAGTGGGAGGGCTATTTGGAGTGGTGCGACCGCTATTTCTGGGCGGTGGATCTGGCGTTTCCAACCGAGCTGCTGCCGGACGGCACCGGGCTGATTATTGCTGACCCGTATGATGCCGAAATCATCCGCATGGCGCCGGAGGACAAACTGCCGCCGGCGCGCCGCAGAAAGCTGATCCAGAAATTCGCGATGGATTCCGCCCGCCGCCTGCAGGCCCTGCGTGACCCGCGCCCGGGCCGGGACAGGCAGCTGCTGGGCGGGGCCGGAGATCAAGAGCCTGAGGATTGA
- a CDS encoding 6,7-dimethyl-8-ribityllumazine synthase has product MAGHETHYTLPRAEFDKPVKMLIVVAPYYKDIADNLVTGAAAEIEAAGGTFEIVEVPGALEVPTAIAIADRTSNFDGYVALGCVIRGETTHYDTVCNDSSRAIQLMGLQGLCIGNGILTVENRKQAEVRADTADQNKGGGAAAAALHLIALTRKWGAQTKGIGFKAPTGAYQVAGTDNGSTSV; this is encoded by the coding sequence ATGGCTGGACATGAAACCCATTACACCCTGCCGCGTGCGGAATTCGACAAGCCGGTGAAGATGCTGATTGTTGTGGCGCCTTATTACAAGGATATCGCCGACAATCTGGTCACCGGCGCCGCAGCCGAGATCGAAGCCGCAGGCGGAACTTTCGAGATCGTCGAAGTGCCCGGCGCATTGGAAGTGCCGACAGCGATTGCAATTGCCGACCGGACCTCGAATTTCGACGGCTACGTGGCGCTGGGCTGCGTGATCCGCGGTGAAACCACCCATTATGACACCGTCTGCAACGACAGCAGCCGCGCGATCCAGCTGATGGGCCTGCAGGGGCTGTGCATCGGCAACGGCATCCTGACAGTGGAGAACCGCAAACAAGCCGAAGTGCGGGCAGATACAGCCGATCAGAACAAAGGTGGCGGCGCGGCAGCTGCGGCCTTGCATCTGATCGCACTCACGCGTAAGTGGGGCGCCCAGACCAAAGGCATCGGTTTCAAGGCGCCCACCGGGGCGTACCAGGTCGCCGGTACAGACAACGGATCCACCAGCGTATGA
- a CDS encoding GFA family protein encodes MRGRCLCGSVTFDVDLPVLSTVNCHCESCRRQCSAPMTTYFGVEDGQWRWTGEHPKLFCSSVDVERTFCGNCGSPMSFRSQTMSGTMHFYVAALEDPEAFAPTLHVAHEEKLCWLNSDDGLPKRTGPEYL; translated from the coding sequence ATGCGCGGACGCTGCCTTTGCGGATCGGTCACATTCGACGTCGACCTGCCGGTCCTTTCCACCGTGAACTGCCATTGTGAAAGCTGCCGCCGCCAGTGTTCGGCGCCGATGACTACCTACTTCGGGGTTGAAGACGGTCAATGGCGCTGGACCGGGGAGCATCCAAAATTGTTCTGTTCCTCGGTCGACGTCGAGCGCACATTCTGTGGAAACTGCGGCTCACCCATGTCATTCCGTTCGCAAACAATGTCTGGCACCATGCATTTTTATGTGGCGGCGCTGGAAGATCCGGAAGCATTTGCCCCTACCTTGCATGTCGCGCATGAGGAGAAACTCTGCTGGCTGAACAGTGATGACGGGCTTCCCAAGCGCACTGGGCCGGAATATCTGTAA
- the nusB gene encoding transcription antitermination factor NusB, with product MSTQDSRPKGNGKNQMRSAARLYAVQALFQMEHSGLTFDKVIVEFEDHRFGAVYEGDEMAEGDNKIFRKLIREAVNHQAQIDQMTDRALVAKWPIARIDPTLRALFRAAGAELSQSDTPPKVVINEFVDIARAFFPEGKEAKFVNAVLDHMAREAKPEAF from the coding sequence ATGAGCACCCAGGACAGCCGCCCCAAGGGCAATGGCAAGAATCAGATGAGATCGGCAGCGCGGCTTTATGCTGTGCAGGCGCTGTTCCAAATGGAACACAGCGGCCTCACCTTTGACAAGGTGATCGTCGAGTTTGAGGACCACCGCTTTGGCGCTGTCTATGAGGGTGACGAGATGGCGGAGGGGGATAACAAGATCTTCCGCAAGCTGATACGCGAAGCCGTGAACCATCAGGCGCAGATCGACCAGATGACCGACCGCGCCCTGGTGGCGAAATGGCCGATTGCCCGGATCGATCCCACCTTGCGCGCGCTGTTCCGCGCGGCCGGGGCCGAGTTGAGCCAGTCCGACACCCCGCCCAAAGTGGTGATAAACGAGTTTGTCGATATCGCACGTGCCTTTTTTCCCGAAGGCAAGGAGGCGAAATTCGTCAACGCCGTGCTGGACCACATGGCACGCGAAGCCAAACCGGAAGCCTTCTGA
- a CDS encoding alpha/beta fold hydrolase → MDGAPVELQPAPLFADIAQGPAGGQAHWVHTSDGLRIRAGHWRPEGAAKGTVLLFPGRTEYIEKYGLAAAEFADRGFATLTVDWRGQGLADRTLAERRLGHVEDFSDFQKDVQALTGLAEQLDLPEPWFLVGHSMGGAIGLRALMQGLKVNACCFTGPMWGIQIPPLLRPLASFLSGVAPFLRLDKLLLPTTALEQYVQITPFDGNTLTTDPDMYRMMHAQLAAQPDLALGGPTVQWLRVSLQDCAWLAGQPSPALPCITFVGSDEQIVNTEAIHDRMARWPGGELDLIKGARHEVLMETPEIRAHVFSSMCRLFEQYRG, encoded by the coding sequence ATGGACGGCGCCCCGGTGGAGCTGCAGCCTGCCCCCTTGTTTGCGGATATCGCGCAGGGGCCTGCGGGCGGTCAGGCCCATTGGGTGCACACCTCGGACGGCCTGCGTATCCGCGCAGGCCACTGGCGACCCGAAGGAGCGGCAAAGGGCACCGTCCTGCTGTTTCCCGGTCGCACGGAATATATCGAAAAATACGGGCTGGCCGCGGCGGAATTTGCCGATCGCGGTTTTGCGACCCTCACCGTGGACTGGCGCGGCCAGGGGCTGGCGGACCGGACCCTGGCAGAACGCCGCCTGGGCCATGTCGAAGACTTCAGCGACTTCCAGAAGGACGTGCAGGCGCTGACCGGGCTGGCCGAACAGCTGGATCTGCCGGAACCCTGGTTTCTGGTCGGCCACTCCATGGGCGGCGCCATCGGGTTGCGCGCGCTGATGCAGGGGCTGAAGGTCAATGCCTGCTGTTTTACCGGCCCGATGTGGGGCATCCAGATCCCGCCGCTGCTGCGCCCTTTGGCCAGCTTTCTAAGCGGCGTTGCGCCGTTTTTGCGTCTGGACAAATTGCTGCTGCCGACCACGGCGCTGGAGCAATATGTGCAGATCACGCCCTTTGACGGCAACACGCTGACCACCGATCCGGACATGTACCGGATGATGCATGCCCAGCTGGCGGCACAGCCCGATCTGGCGCTTGGCGGCCCCACCGTCCAATGGCTGCGCGTCAGCCTGCAGGACTGCGCCTGGCTGGCCGGGCAGCCCTCGCCCGCCCTGCCCTGCATCACCTTTGTTGGCTCGGACGAGCAGATCGTCAACACCGAGGCCATCCACGACCGGATGGCGCGCTGGCCGGGCGGCGAGCTGGACCTGATCAAGGGAGCCCGGCACGAGGTGCTGATGGAAACCCCGGAAATCCGCGCACATGTGTTTTCCAGCATGTGCCGCCTGTTTGAACAGTACCGCGGCTGA
- a CDS encoding GNAT family N-acetyltransferase has product MMDVTLRRFAPTDMHWLAARHQDLYAREAGFDETFGPLVADILHSFCAGHDPACERGWLAESGGERLGSVFCMKKDAATAQLRLFLLTPAARGKGLGKRLLRECMEFARAAGYRGMMLKTHESHQTACALYRAFGWQLTDSHPVHSYGQDLVEQTWRLSFPEPKGGPL; this is encoded by the coding sequence ATGATGGATGTGACCCTGCGCCGATTCGCTCCTACCGACATGCACTGGCTGGCCGCCCGCCACCAGGATCTGTACGCCCGCGAGGCCGGGTTTGATGAAACTTTCGGACCGCTGGTCGCCGATATTCTGCACAGTTTCTGCGCAGGCCACGATCCGGCCTGCGAACGCGGCTGGTTGGCGGAAAGCGGCGGCGAGCGGCTGGGCTCGGTATTTTGCATGAAAAAGGATGCCGCCACAGCGCAGCTGCGTCTGTTCCTGCTGACGCCTGCGGCGCGCGGCAAGGGGCTGGGCAAGCGGTTGCTGCGGGAATGCATGGAGTTTGCCCGTGCAGCCGGGTACCGGGGCATGATGCTGAAAACCCATGAAAGCCACCAGACCGCTTGCGCGCTTTACCGGGCTTTCGGCTGGCAGTTGACGGACAGCCATCCGGTGCACAGCTATGGCCAGGACCTGGTAGAGCAGACCTGGCGGTTGTCTTTCCCGGAACCAAAGGGCGGACCGCTCTGA
- a CDS encoding DksA/TraR family C4-type zinc finger protein — protein MAGGWAQDGAVNEQIEASINDELARLKAVRRPVGESLTHCAECEEPIPEKRRVAIPGVKLCIDCQQERDGAHQARGGFNRRGSKDSQLK, from the coding sequence ATGGCAGGCGGCTGGGCGCAGGACGGCGCGGTGAATGAACAGATAGAAGCGTCGATCAATGATGAATTGGCGCGGCTGAAGGCGGTGCGGCGCCCGGTGGGCGAAAGCCTGACCCATTGCGCGGAATGCGAGGAACCGATCCCTGAGAAACGCCGTGTGGCCATTCCTGGCGTGAAGCTGTGTATCGACTGCCAGCAGGAGCGCGACGGTGCCCACCAGGCACGCGGGGGCTTCAACCGGCGCGGCTCCAAGGACAGCCAGTTGAAGTAG